A part of Pectinophora gossypiella chromosome Z, ilPecGoss1.1, whole genome shotgun sequence genomic DNA contains:
- the LOC126380136 gene encoding UDP-sugar transporter UST74c has protein sequence MLGHNKQIETEEDRGQMAKKILSAVFYAVASFMITVVNKTVLTTYAFPSYQVLGLGQMMATILVLWFGRQAHAVKFPPLDISVARRIWPLPIIYLGNMATGLGGTKELNLPMFTALRRFSILMTMILERIVLGVRASWPVTASVLAMVGGALLAAADDVTFSWSGYILVLLNDGFTAANGVFMKKKLDSKELGKYGLMYYNALFMIIPAACIAWWTGDLHRSASYEHWDDMLFLAQFFMSCVMGFVLSYSVMLCTQFNSALTTTIIGCLKNILVTYLGMVIGGDYVYSWLNFVGLNISVMASLLYTYVTFKRKAAPSYVALNNTNVVTI, from the coding sequence ATGTTGGGCCACAACAAACAGATTGAAACTGAAGAAGATAGGGGTCAGATGGCAAAGAAAATCCTCAGTGCAGTCTTTTATGCCGTGGCTTCCTTTATGATAACTGTCGTGAACAAAACTGTACTGACAACATACGCTTTTCCTTCATATCAAGTGCTCGGGTTGGGACAAATGATGGCGACCATCCTAGTGTTGTGGTTTGGACGTCAGGCACATGCAGTGAAGTTCCCACCTTTGGACATTAGTGTAGCTCGACGCATTTGGCCGCTTCCAATCATCTACCTAGGGAACATGGCAACGGGACTCGGAGGAACCAAGGAGCTAAATTTGCCCATGTTTACAGCACTACGACGTTTTAGTATCCTCATGACTATGATTCTCGAAAGGATTGTGTTGGGTGTTCGAGCATCTTGGCCTGTGACAGCCAGTGTGTTGGCTATGGTGGGTGGCGCGTTATTGGCAGCTGCTGACGACGTCACCTTCTCCTGGTCAGGCTACATTCTAGTGCTTCTAAATGACGGTTTCACTGCTGCTAATGGAGTTTTCATGAAAAAGAAATTGGATTCAAAAGAACTTGGAAAATATGGTCTGATGTATTATAATGCATTGTTTATGATTATCCCAGCTGCATGCATAGCCTGGTGGACCGGGGACCTGCACAGGTCTGCCTCCTATGAGCACTGGGATGATATGTTGTTCCTAGCACAGTTTTTTATGTCCTGTGTGATGGGGTTTGTACTTTCATATAGTGTGATGTTATGTACTCAATTTAATAGTGCTTTGACTACCACAATCATAGGATGTCTGAAGAATATCCTAGTGACTTATTTAGGAATGGTCATTGGTGGAGATTATGTGTATTCTTGGCTGAACTTTGTTGGTCTGAACATCAGTGTGATGGCAAGCTTGCTGTACACATATGTGACATTTAAACGCAAAGCTGCTCCTTCATATGTTGCTTTGAATAACACCAATGTGGTCACGATATAG